One genomic window of Sphingobacterium oryzagri includes the following:
- a CDS encoding NAD(P)H-dependent glycerol-3-phosphate dehydrogenase: MTEISVIGGGSWATALVKILTENKVHVTWYLRRLVQVEAINDTGRNPDYLNFVKLDTHYVTASDDLPHVIQQSSTLLFVIPSAHFPTLCAGIDIDLMAGKNVLTSIKGTVGENNMLPSAYLADVFHIEERQQAILAGPCHAEEIAMDKKTYMTICSPNQDLLQKLKPCFSSRYLAINLFEDLRGVEYAAIYKNVVGLVCGMAKGQQYGDNFMAVLVSNAIYELELLLKALYVAGNRMACSSYLGDLLVTAYSAHSRNRTFGELIGRGYSVEQSQNAMSMVAEGYAATKGLYQTAKELRLNLPIINTAYRVLYNHMPVTSEFKLLERNMI; encoded by the coding sequence TTGACAGAAATAAGTGTAATAGGCGGTGGCAGTTGGGCTACGGCTTTAGTAAAAATCTTGACAGAAAATAAGGTGCATGTTACCTGGTATTTGCGTCGGCTGGTACAGGTAGAGGCCATTAATGACACCGGGCGAAACCCAGATTACTTAAATTTTGTAAAGCTCGATACGCACTATGTAACTGCTTCTGACGATCTCCCACACGTTATTCAACAATCTTCCACACTTTTATTTGTTATTCCAAGTGCTCATTTTCCCACATTGTGTGCCGGTATTGATATCGATTTGATGGCGGGGAAAAATGTACTTACCTCAATTAAGGGTACGGTCGGCGAGAATAACATGTTGCCTTCGGCTTATCTGGCGGATGTATTTCATATCGAAGAACGCCAGCAGGCAATCTTAGCAGGGCCCTGCCATGCTGAGGAAATCGCGATGGATAAAAAGACGTACATGACGATTTGCTCACCTAACCAGGACTTACTGCAGAAACTAAAGCCTTGTTTTTCCAGTAGATACCTGGCTATCAATCTTTTTGAAGATTTGCGGGGTGTTGAATATGCGGCTATCTACAAGAATGTAGTGGGCTTGGTATGTGGTATGGCGAAAGGTCAACAGTATGGTGATAACTTTATGGCGGTGCTCGTTTCCAATGCGATTTACGAACTGGAATTGCTGTTAAAAGCGTTGTATGTCGCTGGAAACCGCATGGCTTGCTCGAGCTATTTGGGCGATTTACTGGTGACGGCCTATTCCGCGCATAGCCGAAATCGAACATTTGGTGAGCTGATTGGTCGAGGCTACAGTGTGGAGCAATCGCAAAATGCCATGTCTATGGTGGCCGAGGGCTATGCCGCTACTAAAGGATTGTACCAAACGGCCAAAGAACTGCGGCTTAATTTACCAATTATCAATACGGCATATCGGGTTTTATATAACCATATGCCTGTAACTTCAGAATTTAAACTATTAGAAAGGAATATGATATGA
- the thiS gene encoding sulfur carrier protein ThiS encodes MQITINKKIHHLTEPYPLSLQEALHLLVPDLKAKGIAVALNDQVVPRTLWSETPIADQADLLIITATQGG; translated from the coding sequence ATGCAGATTACCATCAACAAAAAAATTCACCATTTAACGGAACCCTACCCCTTGTCTTTACAAGAGGCACTTCATCTATTAGTTCCTGATTTAAAGGCGAAAGGCATTGCCGTTGCGCTTAATGACCAGGTCGTGCCACGCACCTTATGGTCTGAAACACCTATTGCAGACCAAGCAGACTTATTGATAATCACCGCTACACAAGGCGGATAA
- the thiC gene encoding phosphomethylpyrimidine synthase ThiC, with the protein MNTQEQNISTKPFPNAKKVYVAGTQFPIQVAMREIQLDNTRLSNGQQEENEPVTVYDTSGPYTDSAFTVDIRKGLPRLRESWISERQDIDELPSISSSYGRERLADSALDSLRFDYQHRPKRARQGQNVSQLHYAKQGIITAEMEYIAIRENQRVAAAHDPENPLHMQHEGHSFGANTPKSAITPEFVRQEVAAGRAIIPSNINHPECEPMIIGRNFLVKINANIGNSAVTSSIEEEVEKAVWACRWGADTIMDLSTGKNIHETREWILRNSPVPIGTVPIYQALEKVNGIAENLTWEIFKDTLIEQAEQGVSYFTIHAGVLLRYIHLTAKRVTGIVSRGGSIMAKWCLFHHQENFLYTHFEEICEIMKQYDVSFSLGDGLRPGAIADANDAAQFAELETLGELTKIAWKHDVQVMVEGPGHVPMHMIKENMDKQLEACDEAPFYTLGPLTTDIAPGYDHITSAIGAAMIGWYGCAMLCYVTPKEHLGLPNKKDVKDGVITYKIAAHAADLAKGHPGAQYRDNALSKARFEFRWEDQFNLSLDPDTAREFHDETLPADGAKVAHFCSMCGPKFCSMKITQEIRDTVAEGFSEKSAEFIEKGKEIYL; encoded by the coding sequence ATGAATACACAAGAACAAAACATTTCTACAAAACCGTTTCCAAACGCGAAGAAGGTTTATGTAGCCGGAACACAATTTCCTATCCAGGTCGCTATGCGCGAGATCCAATTAGACAATACGCGCCTTAGTAACGGTCAGCAGGAAGAAAATGAGCCGGTGACCGTTTACGACACGTCAGGACCTTACACCGATTCCGCTTTCACAGTTGATATACGCAAAGGTCTTCCGCGCCTGCGCGAATCGTGGATAAGCGAGCGCCAAGACATCGACGAACTGCCATCCATCAGCTCCAGCTACGGGCGCGAGCGTCTTGCCGACAGCGCATTAGACAGCCTACGCTTTGACTATCAACACCGGCCAAAGCGCGCCAGGCAAGGGCAAAATGTGAGCCAGCTGCATTACGCCAAGCAAGGCATCATTACCGCCGAGATGGAGTACATTGCCATCCGGGAAAACCAACGCGTGGCGGCTGCGCACGACCCTGAAAATCCGCTGCACATGCAGCATGAGGGCCACAGCTTTGGCGCGAATACACCAAAATCCGCTATCACGCCCGAGTTTGTACGCCAGGAAGTTGCTGCCGGGCGCGCCATCATTCCGAGCAACATCAACCACCCGGAATGCGAACCGATGATTATTGGTCGAAATTTTCTGGTGAAGATTAATGCAAATATCGGCAACAGTGCTGTGACATCCAGCATCGAAGAAGAAGTAGAAAAAGCGGTATGGGCCTGCCGATGGGGCGCAGATACCATTATGGATCTTTCTACAGGCAAAAACATCCACGAAACACGCGAATGGATCCTCCGCAATTCACCCGTACCGATCGGTACAGTGCCCATCTATCAGGCGTTGGAAAAAGTAAATGGTATTGCTGAAAACCTGACCTGGGAAATTTTTAAAGATACCCTGATCGAACAGGCCGAACAAGGCGTCTCCTATTTTACGATACATGCAGGTGTATTGTTGCGCTACATCCATCTCACGGCCAAACGGGTGACCGGCATTGTGTCACGCGGTGGCTCGATCATGGCCAAGTGGTGCCTTTTCCATCATCAGGAAAATTTCCTGTATACGCATTTCGAAGAAATATGCGAAATTATGAAGCAGTATGACGTCTCCTTTTCACTTGGCGATGGCCTGCGCCCCGGTGCAATTGCCGACGCCAATGATGCGGCGCAATTTGCCGAGTTGGAAACGCTGGGCGAGCTCACCAAAATCGCTTGGAAACATGATGTGCAAGTGATGGTTGAAGGACCGGGACATGTGCCGATGCATATGATTAAAGAAAACATGGATAAGCAATTGGAAGCCTGTGATGAAGCTCCTTTTTATACGTTAGGACCACTCACAACCGATATTGCGCCCGGTTACGATCATATCACTTCTGCCATTGGTGCTGCGATGATCGGTTGGTACGGTTGTGCAATGCTCTGCTATGTCACGCCGAAAGAACACCTTGGCCTACCAAATAAAAAAGATGTTAAAGATGGCGTCATCACCTACAAGATAGCCGCCCACGCGGCAGATTTGGCCAAAGGTCACCCCGGTGCGCAATACCGTGATAATGCGCTCAGTAAAGCGCGATTTGAATTTCGCTGGGAAGATCAATTTAACTTATCGCTCGATCCGGATACCGCACGGGAGTTTCACGATGAAACGCTTCCGGCAGACGGTGCTAAAGTAGCCCATTTCTGCTCGATGTGTGGCCCTAAATTTTGCTCCATGAAGATCACCCAGGAAATTCGGGATACCGTCGCCGAAGGATTTTCAGAGAAATCGGCCGAGTTCATTGAAAAGGGAAAAGAGATCTATCTCTAA
- a CDS encoding thiamine phosphate synthase: MRIITLPYPDNREIAILKDLLNSLDVWVHLRKPTLPIDDLRKYLQQFTAVERSRMLLHEHAALAVEYDMPHIHHTAQQRRDWSKTAGLNSARVIASTSTHSWADFNGLPACYRAAFISPIFPSISKSGYGADEQIPLLGRSNMHTEAVALGGISSRSIPDLEGSDFQDFALCGAFWQAAHPLVEAKRCQEIFKLFRKTRA; this comes from the coding sequence ATGCGCATCATTACGCTGCCTTACCCGGATAACCGCGAAATCGCGATACTCAAAGACTTGCTCAACAGCCTGGACGTGTGGGTTCACCTGCGAAAACCAACGTTGCCGATAGACGACCTCCGCAAATACCTACAGCAGTTTACGGCTGTAGAGCGTTCGCGCATGCTGCTGCATGAACACGCGGCACTTGCTGTAGAATACGACATGCCGCATATACATCATACGGCGCAACAACGTCGCGATTGGAGCAAAACAGCGGGTCTGAATAGCGCGCGCGTAATTGCCAGCACGTCCACACACAGTTGGGCAGACTTTAATGGATTGCCAGCCTGCTATCGTGCTGCGTTTATCAGTCCCATCTTTCCGAGCATTTCAAAGTCTGGTTATGGCGCAGACGAGCAAATTCCGCTATTGGGGCGCAGCAATATGCATACAGAGGCGGTAGCATTAGGAGGCATCAGCAGCCGATCCATACCAGACCTGGAAGGCAGCGATTTTCAAGATTTTGCGCTTTGTGGAGCCTTCTGGCAGGCAGCGCATCCGCTGGTCGAAGCCAAACGTTGCCAGGAGATTTTTAAACTTTTCAGAAAAACAAGAGCATGA
- a CDS encoding thiamine phosphate synthase, producing MSLSKLQYITSGSEPAQHYEQSCKALDCGINWIQLRIKHGREATILSIAEKIMQRKANYDFTLVINDHPHIAKSIDADGVHLGLADTSIAEARQILGPDKLVGGTANTLAHVLQRAEERCDYIGLGPLRYTQTKEKLSPILGFSGYAAIFEQLKDLDNIPPIFAIGGILHSDIAALTRMGIYGVALSKSLQDNFDQPAAIQQITSAL from the coding sequence ATGAGTCTTTCTAAACTACAATATATCACCTCGGGTTCCGAGCCGGCTCAACACTATGAACAAAGCTGCAAAGCGCTGGATTGCGGAATCAACTGGATACAATTGCGTATAAAACATGGCCGTGAAGCGACGATCTTAAGCATCGCTGAAAAGATTATGCAACGCAAGGCAAACTACGATTTTACCTTGGTGATCAATGATCATCCGCATATCGCCAAATCCATAGATGCTGATGGCGTGCACCTGGGCTTAGCCGATACCTCGATTGCCGAAGCGCGCCAAATTTTGGGCCCCGATAAGTTGGTTGGCGGCACCGCAAATACGCTGGCACACGTCCTTCAACGTGCCGAAGAGCGCTGCGACTACATCGGCTTAGGGCCATTACGCTATACGCAAACCAAAGAAAAATTGAGTCCTATTTTAGGGTTTTCAGGTTATGCAGCGATTTTTGAACAATTAAAAGACTTGGACAATATACCGCCTATTTTTGCGATCGGCGGCATTTTACACAGCGATATTGCAGCGCTTACCCGCATGGGAATTTACGGCGTTGCCCTGTCGAAATCGCTACAGGATAACTTTGACCAACCTGCAGCTATACAACAAATAACATCAGCCTTATGA
- a CDS encoding thiazole synthase, with the protein MKDTLTIAGKTFDSRLFLGTGKFGSPDMMRQAINAAQTEMVTVALKRVDFETNTDELLESIPQEKIQLLPNTSGARTAKEAILAAELAREALETNWVKLEIHPDPKYLLPDPIETLMACESLAKSGFIVLPYIHADPVLCKRLENAGTAAVMPLGSPIGSNQGLKTLDFLEIIIAQSTVPVIVDAGIGAPSDAAKAMEIGADAVLVNTAIATAIDPVQIAAAFAMAVTAGRMAFNIGLQQRVGHAQASSPLTNFLAQDYDDAKII; encoded by the coding sequence ATGAAAGACACGTTAACCATAGCCGGTAAAACATTTGATTCGAGATTGTTTTTAGGAACCGGAAAATTTGGCTCGCCCGACATGATGCGGCAAGCGATCAACGCGGCACAAACCGAAATGGTAACCGTAGCGCTCAAACGCGTAGATTTTGAAACCAATACCGACGAACTGCTTGAAAGCATCCCGCAGGAAAAAATACAGCTATTGCCAAACACCTCGGGCGCCAGAACGGCCAAAGAAGCCATCCTGGCTGCCGAGTTGGCACGCGAAGCATTGGAAACCAACTGGGTAAAACTGGAGATCCATCCTGATCCTAAATATTTACTGCCCGATCCGATTGAAACCCTCATGGCCTGCGAATCGCTCGCAAAATCGGGCTTTATCGTCTTGCCTTACATCCATGCAGACCCTGTCCTTTGTAAGCGCCTGGAAAATGCAGGAACTGCGGCCGTAATGCCTCTAGGCTCACCTATAGGCAGCAATCAAGGATTAAAAACGCTTGATTTTCTGGAGATTATTATCGCACAAAGCACGGTTCCCGTAATTGTTGATGCCGGTATCGGCGCGCCTTCTGACGCTGCCAAAGCCATGGAGATCGGTGCAGATGCCGTATTGGTTAATACCGCCATTGCGACAGCGATAGATCCCGTACAAATAGCCGCGGCCTTTGCGATGGCCGTTACTGCTGGCCGCATGGCCTTTAACATCGGTTTGCAGCAACGCGTAGGACATGCACAAGCCAGCAGTCCGTTAACTAATTTTTTAGCACAAGATTACGACGATGCAAAAATCATTTAA
- the thiH gene encoding 2-iminoacetate synthase ThiH, which yields MQKSFKPLFEQYDWSAVQQRIARCNAADVERSLNKKTRDLSDFLVFLSPAAKPYLEQMAVLSQQSTIQRFGKNIQLYAPLYLSNECQNICTYCGFSMDNKIRRRTLSDAEIILEAQALRAMGFQHVLLVSGEANHSVNTAYFLNALRLIRPIFAQISIEVQPLSVEEYIALQQAHVNAVLVYQETYHQEVYKNYHPKGKKSNFHYRLDTPDRIGEAGMHKIGLGVLLGLEDWRVDSFFNALHIEYLQKTYWKTKYAVSFPRLRPAEGVEKANFMMEDADLLQLICAYRLWNPDLELSLSTREHEMFRNHVIPLGITTMSAGSKTNPGGYVVEPDSLEQFEISDERPVELIVDRIRAVGYQPVWKDWQTEYTG from the coding sequence ATGCAAAAATCATTTAAGCCGCTATTCGAGCAATACGACTGGTCGGCCGTGCAACAGCGTATAGCACGTTGCAACGCAGCGGATGTGGAACGATCGTTAAACAAAAAGACGCGGGATTTGTCGGATTTTCTCGTGTTCTTATCCCCCGCAGCAAAACCTTATCTGGAGCAAATGGCTGTCTTATCACAGCAGTCCACCATTCAACGTTTTGGCAAGAATATCCAGCTGTATGCGCCGCTGTATCTGAGTAACGAATGCCAGAATATCTGTACCTATTGTGGCTTTAGCATGGACAACAAAATCAGAAGGCGCACACTGAGCGATGCAGAAATTATCCTGGAAGCGCAAGCGCTGCGTGCTATGGGTTTTCAACATGTGCTCCTGGTATCTGGCGAAGCCAACCACAGCGTCAACACCGCGTATTTCCTGAATGCATTACGGCTTATTCGCCCCATTTTTGCACAAATATCTATTGAGGTACAACCGCTTAGCGTCGAAGAGTATATCGCGCTGCAACAGGCACATGTGAATGCCGTGTTGGTGTATCAGGAAACCTACCACCAGGAAGTATACAAAAACTACCATCCGAAAGGAAAAAAATCAAACTTTCATTACCGGCTTGACACGCCAGATCGCATCGGCGAAGCAGGTATGCACAAAATTGGGCTTGGCGTTTTGCTTGGGCTGGAAGATTGGCGCGTGGACAGCTTTTTTAATGCCCTGCACATCGAATACCTGCAAAAAACCTACTGGAAAACAAAATATGCGGTTTCTTTTCCCAGGTTGCGCCCCGCCGAGGGTGTAGAGAAAGCAAATTTTATGATGGAAGATGCCGACTTACTGCAATTGATCTGTGCTTATCGCCTTTGGAACCCCGATCTCGAACTTTCGCTATCCACACGCGAGCATGAAATGTTTAGAAACCACGTGATTCCACTTGGCATAACGACGATGAGCGCTGGCTCCAAAACCAACCCAGGCGGCTATGTGGTAGAGCCAGACTCTTTGGAGCAATTTGAGATAAGCGATGAACGGCCAGTCGAACTGATCGTTGACCGTATTCGTGCAGTTGGATACCAACCGGTATGGAAAGATTGGCAAACAGAATATACAGGATAA
- a CDS encoding HesA/MoeB/ThiF family protein has translation MKLSKEQIIRYKKHISLPEIGIAGQVKIKQAKVLLVGAGGLGSPIALYLAGAGVGTIACVDFDRVEIHNLHRQVAHTEKTIGMPKVYSLQKQLEQLNSDIIFTPIQAQLTVENVTRLIYDYDIVIDGCDNFETRYVVNDACAAQQKPLVYGSVLNFEIQLAVFNYLGSKDLRAIFPEAPAAADVPSCDLNGVMSSTPGILGLMMAQECLKLLLGLPVLHNQWLIMDTLNWTIKKIRF, from the coding sequence ATGAAGCTCAGCAAAGAACAGATCATACGTTACAAAAAACATATATCCCTGCCAGAAATCGGTATTGCCGGGCAGGTTAAAATTAAGCAGGCCAAAGTGCTGCTCGTGGGGGCCGGCGGATTGGGATCACCAATAGCGCTATACCTCGCTGGCGCTGGTGTCGGAACGATTGCTTGTGTAGATTTTGACCGTGTAGAAATACACAATTTACATAGACAGGTAGCGCACACGGAAAAGACCATTGGCATGCCCAAAGTATACAGCCTGCAGAAACAGCTGGAGCAGTTAAATTCAGACATTATTTTTACACCGATTCAAGCACAACTGACCGTCGAGAATGTAACCAGACTAATTTACGATTATGACATCGTCATTGATGGTTGTGATAATTTTGAAACACGCTACGTCGTCAACGACGCCTGCGCAGCACAACAAAAACCGCTGGTGTACGGCAGCGTGCTCAACTTTGAAATTCAACTCGCCGTATTCAATTACCTCGGATCGAAAGATCTGCGTGCCATCTTTCCCGAAGCACCGGCAGCAGCCGATGTACCTAGCTGCGATTTGAATGGCGTGATGAGCAGCACGCCCGGCATACTCGGATTGATGATGGCGCAGGAATGTCTGAAATTACTGCTGGGGCTGCCAGTCTTACACAATCAATGGTTAATCATGGATACACTGAATTGGACCATTAAAAAGATACGCTTCTAG
- the thiM gene encoding hydroxyethylthiazole kinase: MEQQISDLLHELRRVAPLVHNMTNYVAMNNTANALLAIGASPVMVHSRAEIKEVLEISQSLVINIGTLDENAAETMLFAAKTAKSLGCPWVLDPVGAGISKLRNELLTDLLAQEPTAIRGNASEILALDNFSASSSKGVDSTADSQDAFTAGRNIQRAYGSQVCISGATDYILGDKAWVEVKNGSPLMAKVTALGCTASAIVGAFLGLRKNPFEEAVAGVSVLSLAGEIAALHADGPGTLQVNLYDTLYNLSADALNLDLQISEHAYSS, encoded by the coding sequence ATGGAGCAGCAAATCAGCGATCTTTTACACGAACTGCGGCGCGTCGCACCGCTGGTTCACAACATGACCAATTACGTAGCCATGAACAATACGGCCAATGCTTTACTAGCTATTGGTGCATCACCTGTTATGGTACATAGCCGAGCAGAAATAAAGGAGGTACTTGAAATAAGCCAATCTTTAGTCATCAATATCGGAACACTGGATGAAAATGCTGCCGAAACGATGCTTTTTGCCGCCAAAACAGCCAAGAGCCTCGGTTGCCCCTGGGTACTAGATCCCGTCGGGGCGGGCATTTCGAAATTAAGAAACGAGTTACTGACCGACTTATTGGCACAAGAGCCAACTGCTATACGCGGAAACGCTTCTGAAATTTTAGCCCTGGACAATTTTTCAGCATCTAGCAGCAAAGGTGTAGATAGTACGGCCGATAGTCAGGATGCTTTTACAGCGGGGCGCAATATACAACGCGCATATGGCAGTCAGGTTTGTATCTCCGGCGCAACGGATTATATTTTAGGCGATAAAGCCTGGGTAGAAGTGAAAAACGGTAGTCCGTTAATGGCAAAAGTGACCGCACTAGGCTGCACCGCTTCTGCGATTGTCGGCGCCTTCCTAGGTCTCCGCAAAAATCCTTTTGAAGAGGCGGTGGCTGGCGTGAGCGTCTTGAGTTTAGCCGGCGAAATAGCCGCGCTGCATGCAGATGGCCCCGGCACATTGCAGGTGAATCTCTACGATACGCTGTATAATCTGTCTGCAGATGCTTTAAATCTCGATCTTCAAATCAGCGAGCATGCCTACTCATCCTAA
- the thiE gene encoding thiamine phosphate synthase: protein MPTHPNFPFPLYLVISERDCLDKPWLWVAEQAILGGVDIIQLREKESPYAEFLAKAHALKQLCDQHRVPLVINDQVAIALEIGAWGVHVGQSDMSPSAVRKIAGDKLNIGWSLEDDAQLQSAEFGYVDQLGVSPIFATATKTDTITEWGIAGLRDLRRQTDKPLIAIGQMNFQTAGRAWHAGANSVAVVSAICQAVDPQEASKQLKEQLQ, encoded by the coding sequence ATGCCTACTCATCCTAACTTTCCTTTCCCGCTTTATCTGGTTATTTCCGAGCGAGATTGCCTGGATAAGCCTTGGTTGTGGGTGGCCGAGCAAGCCATTTTGGGTGGCGTGGATATCATACAGCTACGTGAAAAAGAAAGTCCTTACGCGGAATTTCTAGCCAAGGCACACGCATTAAAACAGCTCTGCGATCAACACCGGGTGCCGCTGGTAATCAACGATCAGGTAGCAATCGCGCTGGAAATAGGCGCCTGGGGCGTCCACGTTGGGCAATCGGACATGTCGCCTTCAGCCGTTAGAAAGATCGCAGGCGATAAACTGAACATTGGCTGGTCGTTGGAAGACGACGCTCAACTACAAAGTGCAGAATTTGGCTATGTCGACCAGCTTGGGGTCAGTCCTATTTTCGCAACAGCGACCAAAACCGATACCATTACCGAATGGGGAATTGCGGGCTTACGTGATTTACGACGGCAAACAGATAAGCCATTAATAGCGATCGGACAAATGAATTTTCAAACCGCGGGACGAGCGTGGCACGCCGGAGCGAATAGCGTAGCGGTCGTTTCCGCCATTTGCCAGGCTGTTGACCCGCAAGAAGCCAGTAAACAATTAAAAGAACAACTGCAATGA
- the thiD gene encoding bifunctional hydroxymethylpyrimidine kinase/phosphomethylpyrimidine kinase, with protein MTLQRTERIHTVLSIAGFDGSGGAGIQADTKTVSALGCYAMNVLTALPVQNTQGVRTIYDIPTQAVQDQLETIFDDIYPDSIKIGMVHSVALVRCIANFLRDYKGSIVFDPVMVSTSGHRLIQEETIQACIEELFPLATLITPNLDEVSVLVNSNITTLEQMAMAGTKILSLGSKAVLVKGGHLESDVLTNVLVQVDAETKQYSSARIDTQNTHGSGCTLSSAIASYLSQGILLEPAVEMGLHYVYQAIAESSQIRIGQGNGPLNHFFNPQKLIRHEMDS; from the coding sequence ATGACCTTACAACGAACCGAGCGCATACACACGGTGCTGAGCATCGCCGGATTTGACGGCAGCGGTGGCGCTGGCATACAAGCTGATACCAAGACTGTATCGGCCCTTGGATGCTACGCGATGAACGTCTTAACGGCGCTTCCGGTGCAAAATACACAAGGTGTGCGCACGATTTATGATATTCCAACACAAGCGGTACAAGATCAATTAGAAACCATCTTCGACGATATTTACCCCGATAGCATCAAAATAGGCATGGTGCATAGTGTAGCGTTGGTGCGCTGCATTGCCAATTTTCTTCGCGACTACAAAGGGTCGATCGTTTTTGATCCGGTGATGGTATCAACCAGCGGACACCGGCTAATCCAGGAGGAAACGATACAAGCCTGTATCGAAGAATTGTTTCCGTTGGCAACGCTCATCACCCCAAATTTGGATGAGGTGAGTGTCCTGGTGAATAGTAACATCACAACGCTTGAGCAGATGGCTATGGCGGGTACAAAAATTCTTTCCCTAGGATCGAAAGCCGTGCTTGTGAAGGGCGGACACTTGGAGAGCGACGTACTGACTAATGTGTTGGTGCAGGTAGACGCAGAAACGAAACAGTATAGTTCTGCACGAATCGATACGCAAAACACGCACGGATCGGGCTGTACACTTTCCTCGGCTATTGCGAGCTACCTGTCGCAAGGAATCCTGTTAGAACCTGCAGTAGAAATGGGGTTGCACTATGTATATCAGGCCATCGCCGAAAGTAGCCAGATCCGGATCGGTCAGGGTAATGGCCCTTTAAATCATTTTTTTAATCCACAAAAGCTTATACGACATGAAATGGACAGCTAA